A region of Paenibacillus sp. 37 DNA encodes the following proteins:
- a CDS encoding HesB/IscA family protein: MINISETAADRLKEMLAQQETPGMFLRLGVAPGGCTGFSYAMGFDDKESDEDLYMDIQSMKVVVEKENLKYLDGLEIDFEESGMTGGFTIHNPNAVATCGCGSSFRTKEDAGVPDKDC, translated from the coding sequence ATGATTAACATCAGCGAAACGGCTGCTGACAGATTGAAAGAGATGCTTGCACAGCAAGAGACACCTGGTATGTTCCTGCGTCTTGGCGTAGCACCAGGCGGTTGCACCGGATTTTCGTACGCCATGGGCTTTGACGATAAAGAGTCCGATGAGGACCTGTATATGGATATTCAGAGCATGAAGGTTGTAGTCGAGAAGGAAAACCTGAAGTATCTGGATGGTCTCGAAATTGATTTTGAAGAGTCCGGTATGACGGGTGGGTTCACCATCCATAATCCGAACGCGGTAGCGACTTGTGGCTGTGGATCTTCTTTCCGTACGAAGGAAGACGCGGGTGTACCTGATAAAGATTGTTAA
- the rarD gene encoding EamA family transporter RarD, which yields MNSGLINAIIAYIMWGVLPLYWKLFENVPAGEILSHRVVWSFVFMGIFVAVQRRWGDMKRILTSRSTLLSLTASGLLIAINWLIFIWAVNNGHVVETSLGYYLNPLLNVLLAVVFLHEKPNRGQWLAIAIAGVAVLIIAIDYGRFPWVAISLAVSFGLYGLAKKKIKQDASVGLFSETAVVLPIALGYWIYLAIVGKATAWTLPAPMFFELLLSGVVTALPLLFFARAAARMSLSTLGFVQYIGPTIMLILSVFVFKETVSPVLLVGFALIWIALIVYATASMRATRLAKVS from the coding sequence ATGAATAGTGGATTAATCAACGCAATCATTGCGTATATCATGTGGGGGGTTCTCCCGCTGTATTGGAAGTTGTTTGAAAATGTACCGGCAGGCGAGATTTTATCGCACAGGGTCGTCTGGTCATTTGTCTTTATGGGAATTTTCGTTGCCGTCCAACGTCGTTGGGGTGACATGAAGCGAATTCTGACCAGTCGTTCGACCCTGCTGTCCCTTACCGCAAGTGGACTGCTAATTGCTATTAACTGGCTGATCTTCATCTGGGCAGTTAACAACGGTCATGTGGTTGAGACAAGTCTGGGCTATTATTTGAACCCGTTACTGAATGTGCTGCTGGCGGTTGTCTTCCTTCATGAAAAGCCAAACCGTGGACAATGGCTCGCGATTGCCATCGCTGGTGTCGCGGTGCTTATCATCGCTATCGACTACGGACGTTTCCCATGGGTTGCGATCTCGCTGGCCGTGTCATTTGGCTTGTACGGTCTGGCGAAGAAGAAGATCAAGCAAGATGCTTCAGTGGGCTTATTTTCGGAGACAGCTGTAGTTCTGCCCATCGCACTCGGTTACTGGATCTACTTGGCCATTGTGGGAAAAGCAACGGCATGGACGTTGCCTGCACCGATGTTCTTCGAACTGCTGCTTTCCGGCGTGGTGACGGCGCTGCCACTGCTGTTCTTTGCACGGGCGGCTGCTCGAATGTCATTGTCCACACTAGGTTTTGTGCAGTATATTGGTCCGACAATCATGCTGATCCTGAGTGTGTTTGTATTCAAGGAAACGGTCTCGCCAGTTCTGCTCGTTGGTTTCGCGCTCATCTGGATTGCGCTTATCGTATATGCAACCGCATCGATGCGTGCCACGCGACTTGCTAAGGTAAGCTGA
- a CDS encoding NAD(P)/FAD-dependent oxidoreductase, which yields MKNFVILGGGYGGLTIIKELLEGKIPSDTQIILVDRSPFQGLKTEYYALAAGTVSDYDLRIQFPVSDKVTYRYGEVTSIDLEQRQIEFEGQDPLEYDKLVIGLGCTDRFHNTPGAEDYSCTIQSFSKTRETYLRLNEVKAYGNVHIVGGGLSGVEMAAELRESRPDLNISILDRGERVLSAFPQRLSVYVHEWFNEHQVETRGHIAISRVEPNAIYNRDEQILTDAVVWTAGIQPVKVVQDLDVTKDPQGRVVLNEYYQIPEYTDVYVVGDCASVPYAPSGQAAEVQGEQIAHIQHALWKGEKPNPHPLKLRGTLGALGKKSGFGLMGKTSMMGRVPRILKSGVLWMSKRHLG from the coding sequence ATGAAAAATTTCGTCATTCTTGGAGGCGGCTATGGCGGCCTCACCATCATCAAGGAACTTCTGGAAGGTAAAATTCCATCCGATACACAAATTATTTTGGTGGACCGCAGCCCCTTTCAGGGATTAAAGACAGAATATTACGCACTCGCAGCAGGAACCGTATCTGATTATGACCTGCGTATCCAATTTCCAGTGAGCGATAAAGTCACTTACCGTTATGGAGAAGTTACCTCGATTGACCTGGAACAGCGTCAGATTGAATTTGAAGGCCAAGACCCGCTTGAATACGACAAGCTTGTCATCGGACTTGGTTGTACAGACCGTTTCCACAACACACCAGGCGCAGAAGACTACAGCTGTACCATTCAAAGCTTTAGCAAAACACGCGAGACTTACCTGCGACTTAATGAAGTCAAAGCCTATGGCAATGTGCATATCGTAGGCGGTGGATTAAGTGGTGTCGAGATGGCAGCCGAACTTCGTGAGAGCAGACCCGATCTAAACATCAGTATTCTGGATCGTGGTGAACGTGTATTATCAGCCTTCCCGCAACGTCTGTCTGTGTATGTGCATGAATGGTTCAACGAACATCAGGTAGAGACACGCGGGCATATCGCCATTTCACGTGTTGAACCTAATGCCATCTATAACCGGGATGAACAGATTCTAACGGATGCTGTCGTGTGGACTGCAGGCATTCAGCCCGTAAAAGTGGTACAGGATCTGGACGTGACCAAAGACCCTCAAGGACGTGTCGTCCTGAATGAATACTACCAAATCCCGGAATATACCGATGTCTATGTGGTTGGTGACTGTGCCAGTGTACCTTATGCACCTAGCGGTCAAGCTGCGGAAGTACAGGGTGAGCAGATCGCCCATATTCAGCATGCCCTCTGGAAAGGCGAAAAGCCCAATCCACATCCACTCAAGCTTCGTGGCACACTCGGTGCACTCGGCAAGAAGTCTGGGTTTGGGCTGATGGGCAAAACGTCCATGATGGGACGTGTACCTCGTATTTTGAAAAGTGGTGTGCTCTGGATGTCCAAGCGTCATCTCGGTTAG
- a CDS encoding MetQ/NlpA family ABC transporter substrate-binding protein yields MKKWSFALLSLMLIVVLAACGNNKDADSGADNSAGAPRTVELKVGASPTPHAEILESIKPELEAQGIRLQVVTFNDYVQPNQQLADKKLDANFFQHQPYLDTENKERGFNLVTVTPVHVEPFGGYSKKIKSLDELADGAKVAIPNDPSNGGRALLLLAKEGIITLKDNTNITSTIQDITANPKNLNIIELDAAMMPRQLDEADLVFINANYALEANLNPANDALLIEDLQGNPYANILVSREDNKDADAIQKLAAALHSEEVKTFIKERYKGAVEPATE; encoded by the coding sequence ATGAAAAAATGGTCTTTTGCTCTACTTAGTCTTATGTTAATTGTGGTTCTCGCAGCTTGCGGAAACAACAAGGACGCCGATAGCGGCGCAGACAATTCAGCAGGGGCACCACGTACAGTTGAATTGAAAGTTGGAGCTTCACCTACACCACACGCAGAGATTCTGGAAAGCATCAAGCCTGAGCTGGAAGCACAAGGTATTCGTTTACAAGTCGTTACGTTCAATGACTATGTACAACCAAACCAGCAACTTGCTGATAAAAAATTGGATGCAAACTTCTTCCAGCACCAGCCTTATCTGGACACAGAGAATAAAGAACGTGGATTCAACCTCGTTACTGTAACACCTGTTCATGTTGAACCTTTTGGTGGATACTCCAAGAAGATTAAGTCTTTGGATGAATTGGCTGACGGCGCAAAAGTAGCCATTCCAAATGACCCATCCAATGGTGGACGTGCACTGTTGTTGCTTGCGAAGGAAGGCATTATTACGCTGAAAGACAACACAAATATTACATCTACGATTCAAGATATCACAGCCAATCCGAAAAATCTGAATATTATCGAGCTGGATGCAGCCATGATGCCTCGTCAATTGGATGAAGCGGATCTGGTATTCATCAACGCTAACTATGCGCTTGAAGCAAACCTGAATCCAGCGAATGATGCTTTGCTGATCGAAGATCTGCAAGGTAACCCATACGCAAACATCCTCGTTTCCCGTGAGGACAACAAGGATGCAGATGCAATCCAAAAACTGGCTGCTGCTCTGCACTCCGAAGAAGTGAAAACATTCATCAAAGAACGTTATAAAGGTGCAGTTGAACCTGCAACTGAATAA
- a CDS encoding SDR family oxidoreductase translates to MKGKVALITGSAKGLGKMTALSLADQGCHIALNYVHSRIEAEALKAQIIAKGVRCIAIQADISKVEDISSLVEQVEGNLGSIDILVNNAGPFVRERRLFADYSEAEVQMLVQGNLLGPMLLDQRVLPEMRRKQWGRIIHFGFSHAGEARSWPHRAVYAAAKVGLVSFTKTLAVEEAPYGITVNMVCPGDIRGANKEKTIDEMAGITDEETPRGRPGSGEDIARVITYLCLDHSDFITGNIMDVSGGLDPIRPTIQREDT, encoded by the coding sequence GTGAAGGGAAAAGTTGCCCTCATAACGGGAAGTGCCAAAGGTCTTGGTAAAATGACGGCCCTCAGTCTGGCAGATCAAGGGTGTCATATTGCCCTCAACTATGTACACAGCAGAATAGAAGCTGAGGCTTTAAAGGCTCAGATTATAGCCAAGGGTGTGCGGTGCATTGCCATCCAGGCTGATATATCCAAGGTGGAAGATATCTCTTCATTGGTTGAGCAGGTGGAAGGCAACCTGGGCAGTATTGATATTTTGGTGAATAACGCGGGTCCATTTGTCCGTGAACGACGATTATTTGCGGATTATTCTGAAGCTGAGGTCCAGATGCTTGTGCAGGGTAATCTGTTGGGACCGATGTTACTGGATCAGCGTGTATTGCCAGAGATGAGACGCAAGCAATGGGGACGCATTATCCATTTTGGCTTCAGTCACGCTGGAGAAGCGAGATCCTGGCCTCATCGCGCCGTATATGCGGCTGCCAAGGTGGGTCTGGTATCTTTTACAAAGACGCTAGCGGTTGAAGAAGCTCCGTATGGAATTACGGTTAACATGGTATGTCCAGGTGACATTCGTGGTGCGAACAAAGAGAAAACGATTGATGAAATGGCAGGCATCACCGATGAGGAAACGCCAAGAGGGCGACCAGGCAGCGGTGAAGATATTGCACGAGTGATTACGTATCTGTGCCTTGATCATTCCGATTTTATAACAGGTAACATTATGGATGTATCTGGAGGACTTGATCCGATTCGTCCAACCATACAGCGCGAGGATACTTAA
- a CDS encoding methionine ABC transporter permease, whose translation MDFSTVRWEEVGKASIETLQILGVSGLFTVIFGLPLGVLLFMTARSASIKSRTVYIILSLIVNILRSVPFIILIVALIPFTRILVGTATGVLGVIPPLVISAAPYFARLVETTLREVDRGVIEAAQAMGASTGQIVRRVLLPEALPGLLAGITITIVTLVSYTAMAGMVGGGGLGTLAINYGYFRYQNEIMIISVVSMIILVQILQMAGDRLVTFFTRK comes from the coding sequence ATGGATTTTTCAACCGTACGTTGGGAAGAGGTTGGTAAAGCCTCTATTGAGACGCTGCAAATTTTGGGTGTATCAGGCTTGTTCACCGTAATCTTTGGTTTACCGCTCGGAGTTCTGCTGTTCATGACAGCCCGATCTGCTTCGATCAAATCACGGACGGTGTACATTATATTGTCCTTGATTGTGAATATTTTGCGCTCAGTTCCATTTATCATATTGATTGTTGCTCTTATTCCATTCACTCGTATACTCGTCGGTACAGCTACAGGAGTGTTAGGTGTTATACCACCTTTAGTTATTTCAGCAGCTCCTTACTTTGCTCGATTGGTGGAGACGACGTTGCGAGAAGTTGATCGGGGTGTCATTGAGGCTGCGCAGGCGATGGGCGCATCGACCGGACAGATTGTAAGACGGGTCTTACTGCCTGAGGCACTGCCTGGACTGCTTGCGGGTATAACGATCACCATCGTTACGCTTGTCTCCTATACGGCGATGGCGGGCATGGTTGGTGGTGGAGGTCTGGGAACACTGGCAATCAACTATGGATATTTCCGTTATCAAAATGAAATCATGATTATATCCGTAGTGTCGATGATCATTCTTGTGCAAATTCTCCAGATGGCCGGAGATCGCTTGGTTACATTTTTCACCAGGAAATAA
- a CDS encoding YuzB family protein, translating to MRPIIEFCANNMHFGTDEVMDQLEENPDYDVIEYGCLTNCGQCSMTPFALVNGEVVITDKVEDLYNAILAKVAEADAWDDLDLD from the coding sequence ATGAGACCGATTATTGAATTTTGTGCCAATAATATGCATTTTGGCACAGATGAAGTCATGGATCAACTGGAAGAAAATCCAGACTATGACGTGATTGAATATGGCTGCCTCACCAACTGCGGCCAATGTTCTATGACTCCATTTGCACTGGTAAATGGCGAAGTTGTCATCACGGACAAAGTGGAAGATCTATATAACGCCATTCTGGCCAAAGTTGCCGAAGCCGATGCATGGGACGATCTCGATCTCGACTAA
- a CDS encoding NifU family protein, which yields MSENAQSTMYDEVSDVLDKLRPFLQRDGGDVELVDVEDGIIKLKLVGACGSCPSSTITLKAGIERALLEEVEGVQEVVQVF from the coding sequence ATGAGCGAAAACGCACAAAGCACCATGTATGATGAGGTATCTGATGTGCTTGATAAACTTCGTCCGTTCCTGCAGCGCGATGGCGGTGACGTGGAACTGGTCGACGTGGAGGACGGCATCATTAAGCTGAAACTGGTCGGTGCCTGCGGCAGTTGCCCAAGCTCCACCATTACCTTAAAAGCCGGGATTGAACGTGCCCTTCTCGAAGAAGTTGAGGGTGTACAAGAAGTCGTACAAGTATTCTAA
- a CDS encoding methionine ABC transporter ATP-binding protein — protein MIELKGLTKTYGKGAKSTTALSELNLNIQKGEIYGVIGHSGAGKSTLIRCINLLERPTEGEVWVDGINLTELSKTELQQQRRKIGMIFQHFNLLSSATVYDNVAFPLKLVNTPKDAIDRKVKEMLNLVGLENHSKKYPAQLSGGQKQRVGIARALASDPNVLLCDEATSALDPQTTNSILKLLLDINEKYNLTIVLITHEMHVIQNICDKVAVIHQGGIVEQGPVTEVFLKPQHAITRDFMMRDHEAGLALEETALANAGIELQAGAASKLVKISFLGNKTYEAILSRTVRKTGVDFAILQGTISTIKQVPYGQLTVRFEGDSIAIDRTISELTAEGLDVEVLR, from the coding sequence TTGATTGAATTAAAAGGTTTAACGAAAACGTACGGCAAAGGGGCAAAATCTACAACAGCGTTATCCGAGCTGAATTTGAACATCCAAAAGGGCGAAATCTACGGCGTGATTGGGCATTCTGGAGCGGGCAAAAGTACATTGATTCGCTGCATTAATTTGCTAGAACGGCCTACGGAGGGTGAAGTATGGGTTGATGGGATCAACCTGACTGAACTGAGCAAAACCGAACTGCAGCAACAGAGACGCAAGATCGGGATGATTTTTCAACACTTTAATCTGTTATCTTCGGCAACGGTATATGATAATGTGGCTTTTCCGCTAAAGCTTGTGAATACACCAAAGGATGCCATTGATCGCAAAGTGAAGGAAATGCTCAATCTCGTTGGCCTGGAGAACCATAGCAAAAAATATCCAGCTCAATTATCGGGTGGACAGAAACAACGTGTAGGGATTGCGAGAGCACTTGCAAGTGATCCGAATGTACTTCTCTGTGATGAGGCTACTTCGGCACTTGATCCGCAGACGACAAATTCAATCCTGAAGTTATTGCTCGACATTAATGAAAAGTACAACCTTACGATTGTGCTGATCACACATGAGATGCATGTCATTCAGAACATCTGTGACAAGGTAGCTGTCATTCATCAAGGTGGCATTGTGGAACAGGGACCTGTAACCGAAGTGTTCCTGAAGCCGCAGCATGCGATTACGCGGGACTTCATGATGCGTGACCATGAAGCTGGACTCGCTCTGGAAGAGACCGCTCTGGCGAATGCAGGCATTGAATTGCAGGCAGGTGCTGCTTCCAAACTTGTGAAGATATCCTTTCTGGGTAACAAAACGTATGAAGCGATTTTGTCGAGAACGGTACGTAAGACAGGCGTGGATTTTGCCATCCTGCAGGGTACAATCTCTACGATTAAACAGGTGCCTTATGGACAGCTGACCGTTCGGTTCGAGGGTGATTCCATTGCGATTGATCGGACGATATCAGAATTAACCGCAGAGGGACTTGATGTGGAGGTGCTTCGTTAG
- the mqnE gene encoding aminofutalosine synthase MqnE, which yields MSTLVTPFTDKRMAEIVEKVQNGVRLSVEDGVYLYETDDLLTLGQLANEANLRKNGKKVYFIENMSLYFTNVCEAHCAFCNFRKDQGEEGSYTLSGQEMIDYVEQHIHPGVREFHIVGGHNNHVPFQYYVDSLRALNEKYPDVTLKAYTAAEIDFFTRISGLSIREVLQELQKAGLKTLTGGGAEILSDEYRKKMRVDKANVDRYLEVHRTAHELGMRTHTTMLYGSIESYEDRVNHMVQIRELQDETNGFMVFIPLSMQPKSKNASIMRRNSAYEDLKTIAISRLMLDNIDHIKAYFINIGPQLTQVALGFGASDAHGTIVRERISHAAGALTPEGLTRKELIWLIKGAGRIPVERDTFYNEIQVYE from the coding sequence ATGTCTACATTGGTAACACCGTTCACAGACAAAAGAATGGCTGAAATCGTCGAGAAAGTGCAGAACGGCGTAAGGCTGAGCGTGGAAGACGGCGTATATCTGTATGAAACAGATGATCTGCTGACTTTGGGCCAGCTGGCCAATGAGGCCAACCTGCGGAAGAATGGTAAGAAAGTATATTTCATCGAGAACATGAGTCTTTACTTTACGAACGTATGCGAAGCCCACTGCGCTTTTTGTAATTTCCGCAAAGACCAGGGTGAAGAAGGCTCCTATACATTATCCGGTCAGGAAATGATCGATTATGTGGAACAGCATATTCATCCGGGCGTACGTGAGTTCCATATCGTAGGCGGACATAACAACCATGTTCCTTTTCAATATTATGTCGATTCCCTGCGTGCTTTAAACGAGAAATATCCGGATGTTACACTGAAAGCTTACACGGCAGCCGAGATTGATTTCTTCACCCGGATTAGCGGACTCAGCATCAGAGAAGTTCTGCAAGAGCTGCAAAAAGCAGGTCTGAAAACATTGACTGGTGGCGGCGCTGAGATTCTGTCGGATGAATATCGCAAAAAAATGCGTGTAGACAAAGCCAACGTGGACCGTTATCTTGAGGTGCACCGAACAGCTCATGAGCTGGGCATGCGTACACATACTACGATGTTGTATGGATCGATCGAATCCTATGAGGATCGCGTTAACCACATGGTGCAGATTCGTGAATTGCAAGACGAGACCAACGGATTTATGGTCTTTATCCCTCTTTCCATGCAGCCAAAAAGTAAAAACGCAAGCATTATGCGTCGTAACTCGGCATATGAGGATCTCAAAACAATTGCGATCAGCCGTCTGATGCTGGATAACATCGATCATATCAAAGCATACTTCATTAACATCGGTCCACAGCTGACTCAAGTCGCTCTTGGTTTCGGTGCTTCGGATGCACATGGTACGATCGTTCGGGAACGCATTAGTCATGCGGCAGGTGCACTCACACCTGAAGGCCTTACACGTAAAGAGCTTATATGGCTCATTAAGGGTGCAGGACGTATTCCGGTAGAACGTGATACGTTCTACAATGAAATTCAAGTGTACGAATAG
- a CDS encoding DUF2167 domain-containing protein → MLSLFTVFSALQVSAASESEQAPDEYDWIIGPASVSMDGKATLEVPESHSYLDKANTQRSILNSDGKPNGNEIGSLTSNSEFGSWYVVFEYVKTGHIHDDDQNLSAEELLSSYIRGTEEDNRELDPKYRTYITGWEIEPAYDSTKHQLVYSLGFKNADQQAMVNYNVKLLTREGYITAILVTDTANFQQSRQTFEETVLNQLHINAGYTYEEYNASTDKTSTIGLNSLLMGGIGYTASQKFSALLLLKKGWALILVVVLGLIGWIRYKIKSSHGEEETLSPSERTYLQEADEQQYADQNELSYYRQSGHPPNAEKQDKP, encoded by the coding sequence ATGTTGAGTTTATTCACAGTCTTTAGTGCCTTACAGGTATCAGCGGCCAGTGAGAGTGAGCAAGCGCCTGATGAGTACGATTGGATTATTGGACCAGCATCTGTCTCTATGGACGGTAAGGCCACCCTGGAGGTCCCTGAAAGCCATTCCTATCTTGATAAGGCCAATACCCAACGCTCGATACTTAACAGTGATGGGAAGCCTAACGGGAATGAAATCGGAAGCCTAACCAGCAATAGTGAATTCGGCTCGTGGTATGTTGTGTTTGAATACGTGAAAACAGGTCATATTCATGATGACGATCAAAATTTGAGTGCCGAAGAACTGTTAAGCAGTTATATCCGAGGCACAGAAGAAGATAACAGAGAACTTGATCCTAAATATAGAACGTACATAACGGGGTGGGAAATCGAACCGGCATATGACAGTACCAAACATCAGTTGGTTTACTCCCTTGGTTTTAAGAATGCTGATCAGCAAGCCATGGTCAATTACAATGTAAAACTCCTGACACGCGAAGGGTACATCACAGCCATTCTGGTTACAGATACGGCCAACTTTCAACAGAGCCGCCAGACATTCGAGGAAACTGTCCTTAATCAACTTCACATCAATGCAGGATATACCTACGAGGAGTACAATGCTTCGACTGACAAAACATCCACCATAGGGCTCAACAGTCTTCTGATGGGCGGGATCGGGTACACGGCTTCCCAGAAATTCAGTGCTCTTCTTTTGCTCAAAAAAGGATGGGCTTTGATCCTCGTTGTCGTCCTTGGGTTAATCGGTTGGATCAGATACAAGATCAAAAGCTCACACGGAGAAGAAGAAACACTCTCTCCCTCCGAGAGAACGTACCTGCAGGAAGCAGATGAGCAGCAGTATGCTGATCAGAATGAATTATCCTACTACCGCCAATCTGGACATCCACCCAACGCGGAGAAACAAGATAAGCCCTAA
- a CDS encoding NAD(P)-dependent oxidoreductase, with the protein MNIAIIGATGKAGSVILKEAADRGHKVTAIVRNASKLEDKSLNTLEKDVFDLTAEDVKAFDVVVNAFGALAGKENLHVEVGQALINILKDAPNTRLIVVGGAGSLFTDESKTLRLFESPGFPDAYKATATNQGQNLQDLQASSGIQWTFLSPAGFFNPEGVRTGKYQAGNDVILVNSEGNSYISYADYAIALVDEIENPQHKNERFTVVGEVK; encoded by the coding sequence ATGAACATTGCAATCATTGGTGCAACAGGCAAAGCGGGAAGTGTGATTTTGAAAGAAGCAGCAGACAGAGGGCATAAAGTGACGGCAATCGTTCGTAATGCATCCAAATTGGAAGATAAAAGCCTGAATACGCTGGAGAAAGATGTATTTGATCTTACAGCTGAAGATGTTAAAGCTTTCGATGTGGTTGTAAATGCATTTGGTGCACTGGCGGGTAAAGAAAACCTGCATGTGGAAGTAGGACAAGCGTTGATCAACATCCTGAAAGATGCACCAAACACTCGTCTGATCGTTGTAGGTGGAGCAGGAAGCCTGTTCACAGACGAGTCCAAGACATTGCGTCTCTTTGAATCCCCAGGATTCCCTGATGCATACAAAGCAACTGCAACGAACCAAGGCCAAAACTTGCAGGATCTGCAAGCATCTTCAGGTATTCAATGGACATTCCTGAGTCCGGCTGGATTCTTTAATCCAGAAGGTGTACGCACCGGCAAATATCAAGCAGGCAACGATGTTATTCTCGTGAATAGCGAGGGCAACAGCTACATCAGCTATGCAGACTATGCGATTGCTTTGGTTGATGAGATCGAGAATCCACAACACAAAAACGAGCGCTTTACCGTTGTCGGCGAAGTGAAGTAA